In a single window of the Acyrthosiphon pisum isolate AL4f chromosome X, pea_aphid_22Mar2018_4r6ur, whole genome shotgun sequence genome:
- the LOC100167567 gene encoding H/ACA ribonucleoprotein complex subunit 4: protein MDTAHALPVLKKKKSKKSKGLNDEKSLGELQAEIPFFIKPSEKAATIDSSKWPLLLKHFDNMNVRTNHYTPLPFGSNPLQREIREYIKAGYINLDKPSNPSSHEVVAWIKRMLKVEKTGHSGTLDPKTSGVLVVCIERATRLVKSQQSSGKEYISVFKLHNPVESVLQIKKTLESLRGALFQRPPLIAAVKRQLRIRTIYENKLLDYDEESNIGVFWIKCEAGTYVRTLCVHMGLMLGTGGQMIELRRNRSGITSEEEGLATLHDVLDAQWMYENNKDESYLRRVVRPLEGILTNYKRVFVKDSAINAICYGAKIMLPGLLRYDDGIELNMEIVIVSSKGEAVALGVALMTTATISSCDHGIIAKIKRVLMDRDTYPRKWGLGPMASTKKTMIKDGLLDKYGKPNENTPDNWKQTFYKEPIEKMKTEGESEESKKRKRQSTPLDDASQITEETKVKKKSKKEKKIKKEKLDVEEEN from the exons aTGCTTTACCAGTTCTTAAGAAgaagaaaagtaaaaaatctaAAGGATTAAACGATGAAAAATCCTTGGGAGAACTCCAAGCTGAAATCCCCTTCTTTATAAAACCTTCTGAAAAAGCTGCTACTATTGATTCTTCTAAATGGCCTTTGCTTTTGAAG cattttgaTAATATGAATGTCCGCACAAATCATTACACACCGTTGCCATTTGGATCAAATCCCCTGCAAAGAGAAATTAGAGAATACATTAAAGCTGGTTATATTAATTTGGATAAACCATCCAATCCAAGTTCTCACGAGGTAGTTGCTTGGATTAAGCGAATGTTAAAAGTTGAGAAAACTGGCCATTCTGGAACATTAGATCCAAAAACTTCAG gtGTATTGGTTGTATGTATCGAAAGAGCAACACGACTTGTTAAATCACAACAATCTAGTGGAAAAgaatatatttctgtttttaaacTTCATAATCCAGTGGAAAGTGTTCTTCAG attaaaaaaacacTGGAATCTTTGCGTGGAGCTCTTTTCCAACGCCCCCCTTTAATTGCAGCTGTAAAACGTCAATTGCGTATTCGTactatatatgaaaataaactatTGGATTATGACGAAGAATCAAATATAGGAGTATTTTGGATCAAGTGTGAAGCTGGTACTTATGTAAGAACACTGTGTGTTCATATGGGTCTAATGTTGGGAACTGGAGGTCAAATGATAGAACTTAGAAGAAACCGTTCTg GTATTACAAGTGAAGAAGAAGGCCTTGCAACATTACATGATGTTTTGGATGCGCAGTGGATGTATGAAAACAATAAAGATGAATCTTATTTAAGAAGAGTAGTTAGGCCACTCGAAGGCATACTAACAAATTACAAACGTGTATTTGTTAAAGATAGTGCC ATAAATGCAATTTGTTATGGAGCTAAAATTATGTTGCCTGGATTATTACGGTATGATGATGGTATTGAACTGAATATGGAAATTGTCATTGTTTCTTCTAAAGGAGAAGCTGTGGCTTTAG GTGTTGCATTGATGACAACAGCTACAATTTCAAGTTGCGATCATGGTATTATTGCCAAAATCAAAAGAGTATTAATGGATCGAGACACCTATCCTCGTAAATGGGGACTGGGACCaatg GCTAGTACTAAAAAGACCATGATTAAAGATGGCTTATTAGATAAATACGGTAAACCAAATGAGAATACCCCGGACAATTGgaaacaaacattttacaaGGAGCC AATTGAAAAAATGAAGACTGAAGGTGAAAGTGAAGaaagtaaaaaa AGAAAACGACAGAGTACACCACTGGATGACGCGTCTCAAATAACGGAAGAgacaaaagtaaaaaagaaatcaaagaaagaaaagaaaattaagaaaGAAAAATTGGATGTGGAAGAAGAAAATTGA